A region of the Oncorhynchus tshawytscha isolate Ot180627B unplaced genomic scaffold, Otsh_v2.0 Un_contig_4608_pilon_pilon, whole genome shotgun sequence genome:
ACACGACATAGCACCAATGTCTGTCTCTGGATGTGTTTGATATTCTctccaatctctctgtctctctgtctctctctgtctctctctctctctctctgtctctcttctgtctctctctccctttctctctctctctctgtctctctctgtctctctgtctctctgtctctctctctgtctctctctccctttctctctctctctctctgtctctctctgtctctctctctctctctctgtctctctctctctctctctctccctttctctctctctctctctcctttctctctctctctctctgtctctctctctctctctctctctctctctctctgtctctctctctctctctccctttctctctctctcactctgtctctctgtctctctctctctctctgtctctctctctctctctctgtctctctctgtctctctctctctctctctgtctctctctctctctctctctccctttctctctctgtctctctctgtctctctaaacatatatctctctctctgtcactatctctctctctctccctttctctctctctcactgtacattctgtctctatctctctcccctttctctctatctctctctctctcccctttctctctctctctctccctttctctctctctctctctctctctcccttttctctctctgtctcctctgtacattctgtcgctctctctctctctctccctttctctctctcactctgtacattctgtctctctctctctgtctctctctgtctctctctctctgtctctctctctctctctctctctctctctctttctctctctctctctctctctctctctctctccctttctctctctctcactctgtacattctgtcactctctctctgtctctctctgtctctctctctctctgtctctctctctctctgtctctctctctctccctttctctctctgtctcactctgtacattctgtcgctctctctttctctctctctctctctccctctctctcgctctccctttctctctctctctatacattctgtcgctccctctctccttttctctctccatttctctctctgtacattctctctctttctctctctgtctctctctctctctctctccctttctctctctctgtctctctctctctctctctcccctctctctcgctctccctttctctctcctctatacatTCTGtcgctcctctctccttttctctctccattctctctctgtacattctctctctctctctctctctcgctctccattttctctctgtacattctctttctctctctgtctctgtctctctctctccctttctctctctctgtctctctctttctctctctctctctgtctctctctctgtctctctctttctctctctctctctctctctctctctgtctctctctctcttccctttctctctctctttctctctctttctctctctctctctctctctctcttctctctccctttctctctttctctcttctctctctctctctctctctctctctctctctctctctctctctctcttctcctttctctctcactctatacattctgtcgctccctctctccttttctctctccatttctctctctgtacattctctctctttctctctctgtctctgtctctctctctctccctttctctctctctgtctctctctctctccctttctctctctctatctcttcctctctctctctctctctctctctctctctctagtctgttgTTTGAATCAATTCATCTATTAATGAACTGTTGTTTGTgtattagtgagtgtgtgtaactTGTAAACTGTGTGGAATGTCATTTGTGAGATGTGGAAAGACATTACTCTTGACGGACAATAAATGGCATCAATGTTGTACATTGCGTGTGTTCCTCTCCACAGGGGTGGGGTTCGACAGGGAGGCTAGTGTGCGCTGCTCCCTGGTACACTCTCAGTCTGTgctgcagaggaggaggaagctgaggaggaggaagaccatCACCGGGATCCCCAGACGAGTTCAACAGGACATGGgtacagctgtctgtctgttatactgtctgtctgtctgtgcctgaccTCCAAGTACTGTCATTACCACTCAGTCAACTGACTGTAATGTTGTTGTTCCTCCTCTATGTTTCTTTACTTTAATGGTTTAACACAATCCTATTTTCTGGAGACAAACAAACATGCATATTTGTCCTACCATTTAGACTTGAACAAATATTGAATTTATTTTCTAATCATGTTGATTGATGACTTACTGCCTCCCCTGTTTCCCTTCAGACTCTGATGAGTCTCCAGTGACGAGGGAAAGGACAGTGGTGGTCCACACCAACCCTCACCTGTCCCTCTGTCAGGAGGAGCTGTCCCTCCGAGGGGGACACACCAAGGACTCCGGCTGCCAGACGGACGACTGCCTGACCGGTGGCGGTGGCGCCCCGTCCAGGAGACGTATACGTGCCCAGCGCGGCGGCCAGGGGGGTATCCccgcctccctctcccactccaccGGGAACATCTCCTCGCTCCCCGACCACCCTGACACCGCCATGTACACCGCCTCCGGCTCCCGCCTCCGCTCCCGCAGCCTCCCCCGCGAGGGCGGCCGCATACGCGACGAGGACCAGGACGACAGTGATgaagatgaggatgatgatgacgacGATGATGACGAAGATGAGGAGCTCTCTCCATACGAGACGGAGGACTTCCTCCCGGGAACGGGGCCAAGGATGTTAAAGGACGAGGAGGAGAGTACGGATGACCAGGCCATGCCAGAGCTGCAGCTGGGGAGTCTGAAGAGGATACAGCAAGGAGACGGGGGGAGTCCAGAACACATGTGGATGGAGAGGGGTCGCTCCCGCCTCCCCCGTCAGGTCGACATGGGGAACTGTGAGATCTCCTCCAGCTCAGACACCTTCAGCAGCCCCATCCACTCTGTCTCTACTACGGGGGtgctgagaggacagatagacCACAAGGTACGTCTTCGTTGCCATCTTCACTTATCTGTGTATCTTGTCTTCTGTCTTCTTTTGCTTGTAGCCTTTTGGAAGTCATTTTGTTTTTGTCAGTTTGTTTTTGATGAGCCGgcgacagactagtgtcctgtccagggggtgtactgtacatcaagctgcctcaagatatagaaacaggagatagactagtgtcctgtccagggggtgtactggtacatcaagctgcctcaagatatagaaacaggagatagactagtgtcctgtccagggggtgtactgtacatcaagctgcctcaagatacagaaacaggagatagactagtgtcctgtccaagagctgtctcactacagaaaccggagatagactagtgtcctgtccagggtgtactgtacatcaagctgcctcaagatacagaaacaggagatagactagtgtcctgtccagggggtgtactgtacatcaagctgtctcactacagaaaccggagatagactagtgtcctgtccagggggtgtactgtacatcaagctgcctcaagatatagaaacaggagatagactagtgtcctgtccagggggtgtactgtacatcaagctgcctcaagatacagaaacaggagatagactagtgtcctgtccagggggtgtactggtacatcaagctgcctcaagatatagaaacaggagatagactagtgtcctgtccagggggtgtactggtacatcaagctgcctcaagatatagaaacaggagatagactagtgtcctgtccagggggtgtactggtacatcaagctgcctcatgatacagaaacaggagatagactagtgtcctgtccagggggtgtactgtacatcaagctgcctcaagatatagaaacaggagatagactagtgtcctgtccaggggtgtactgtacatcaagctgcctcaagatacagaaacaggagatagactagtgtcctgtccagggggtgtactgtacatcaagctgcctcaagatacagaaacaggagatagactagtgtcctgtccagggggtgtactggtacatcaagctgcctcaagatatagaaacaggagatagactagtgtcctgtccagggggtgtactggtacatcaagctgcctcaagatatagaaacaggagatagactagtgtcctgtccagggggtgtactggtacatcaagctgcctcaagatatagaaacaggagatagactagtgtcctgtccagggggtgtactggtacatcaagctgcctcaagatacagaaacaggagatagactagtgtcctgtccagggggtgtactgtacatcaagctgcctcaagatacagaaacaggagatagactaaatcaaatcaaatcaaatcaaatcaaatcaaatcaaatcaaattttatttgtcacatacacatggttagcagatgttaatgcgagtgtagcgaaatgcttgtgcttctagttccgacaatgcagtaataacgagcaagtaatctaacgaacaattccaaaaaaaaaaactactgtcttatacacagtgtaaggggataaagaatatgtacataaggatatatgaatgagtgatggtacagagcagcataggcaagatacagtagatgatatcgagtacagtatatacatatgagataagtatgtaaaccaagtggcatagttaaagtggctagtgatacatgtattacataaggatgcagtcgatgatatagagtacagtatcaacgtatgcatatgagatgaacaatgtagggtaagtaacattatataaggtagcattgtttaaagtggctagtgatatatttacataatttcccatcaattcccatgattaaagtggctggagtagagtcagtgtcattgacagtgtgttggcagtagccactcaatgttagtggtggctgtttaacagtctgatggccttgagatagaagctgtttttcagtctctcggtcccagctttgatgcacctgtactgacctcgccttctggatgacagcggggtgaacaggcagtggctcgggtggttgatgtccttgatgatctttatggccttcctgtagcatcgggtggtgtaggtgtcctggagggcaggtagtttgcccccggtgatgcgttgtgcagacctcactaccctctggagagccttacggttgagggcggtgcagttgccataccaggcggtgatacagcccgccaggatgctcgattgtgcatctgtagaagtttgtgagtgcttttggtgacaagccgaatttcttcagcctcctgaggttgaagaggcgctgctgcgccttcctcacgatgctgtctgtgtgagtggaccaattcagtttgtctgtgatgtgtatgccgaggaacttaaaacttgctaccctctccactactgttccatcgatgtggatgggggtgttccctctgctgtttcctgaagtccacaatcatctccttagttttgttgacgttgagtgtgaggttattttcctgacaccacactccgagggccctcacctcctccctgtaggccgtctcgtcgttgttggtaatcaagcctaccactgttgtgtcgtccgcaaacttgatgattgagttggaggcgtgcatggccacgcagtcgtgggtgaacagggagtacaggagggggctcagaacgcacccttgtggggccccagtgttgaggatcagcgggggaggagatgttgttgcctaccctcaccacctgggggcggcccgtcaggaagtccagtacccagttgcacagggcggggtcgagacccagggtctcgagcttgatgacgagcttggagggtactatggtgttgaatgccgagctgtagtcgatgaacagcattctcacataggtattcctcttgtccagatgggttagggcagtgtgcagtgtggttgagattgcatcgtctgtggacctatttgggcggtaagcaaattggagtgggtcaagggtgtcaggtagggtggaggtgatatggtccttgactagtctctcaaagcacttcatgatgacggatgtgagtgctacgggcggtagtcgtttagctcagttaccttagctttcttgggaacaggaacaatggtggccctcttgaagcatgtgggaacagcagactggtatagggattggttgaatatgtccgtaaacacaccggccagctggtctgcgcatgctctgagggcgcggctggggatgc
Encoded here:
- the LOC112242461 gene encoding Nance-Horan syndrome protein; translated protein: MSFVRCGKTLLLTDNKWHQCCTLRVFLSTGVGFDREASVRCSLVHSQSVLQRRRKLRRRKTITGIPRRVQQDMDSDESPVTRERTVVVHTNPHLSLCQEELSLRGGHTKDSGCQTDDCLTGGGGAPSRRRIRAQRGGQGGIPASLSHSTGNISSLPDHPDTAMYTASGSRLRSRSLPREGGRIRDEDQDDSDEDEDDDDDDDDEDEELSPYETEDFLPGTGPRMLKDEEESTDDQAMPELQLGSLKRIQQGDGGSPEHMWMERGRSRLPRQVDMGNCEISSSSDTFSSPIHSVSTTGVLRGQIDHKVRLRCHLHLSVYLVFCLLLLVAFWKSFCFCQFVFDEPATD